TCGGACAGTTGATTTTGAATGATGTAACTCATCACAATCACTATCGTAAAAAGCAAAAAGAATGCTCCCGATATTTTAGATCTTCTTCTTTGTAAAAGTGACCTTTCTCTGTCTGATAAATACGTATCTAATAACCCCATGTTATGCTAGTGCTTTTTGTACTAAAGCCAAACCTGATTCTGAAAAAGGTAATTGCAATGCAGCATCATGTCCTTTTTCAGACATTTTAGCCCATGTTTTTTGTACAATATCTATTATTTTTTCCTCACTGTGTTTTTCTGCAAACTCATCAAAATAAAATTCTAAAAACACCAAACAAATTACATCTTCTAAAGCTTGAGTTAGTTCATTTTTCTTTAATTGTTTTTTTAACAACATAAACTGAACCTCATCAATAACCTCTTGATCGTAACCTACAGACGATAAAATTTCTGAAGCTTTTTGAGCGTGTAATTTTTTTAAATCATTTCTCCATGTTAAATACCCAACTCTATCCATAGGATATGTGTCTCTAGGAATTTCCCATCTACAAATATGTTGACATCTTGCTGCTAATTTTAAAGACTCTGGAGCATCAGGCAT
Above is a genomic segment from Wenyingzhuangia fucanilytica containing:
- a CDS encoding DUF4202 domain-containing protein, which produces MKFNQAISLIDQANKQDPNKEEYQGITYAKEYIYGVRMSERLDIFMPDAPESLKLAARCQHICRWEIPRDTYPMDRVGYLTWRNDLKKLHAQKASEILSSVGYDQEVIDEVQFMLLKKQLKKNELTQALEDVICLVFLEFYFDEFAEKHSEEKIIDIVQKTWAKMSEKGHDAALQLPFSESGLALVQKALA